The Leptospira paudalimensis region CTTTTCGCAATATTTGGTCTAACAATGAAAATGCGGAATCCAATTCATCATAACCATTTGCTAGTTTTCCATTCCAACTTTCATCTTTCAAGGAAGAATCAAAATAGATCAGTGCCAATTGAAATGGGAAGCGAGTATCGTCTTTGTCTAATTTTGCCAATTGTTTGAATAAACTTATGGCACGGCTCCTTCGAGTAGGTTCCCATCCCATATCTTTAGATGCATTTGCATAAGCAACAGCTGTCTCATATAACAATTGTTTGTCTAATTTTCCCGACTGGATGGCCTTTTCAAAAAAAGGTAAAGCGGATTCGTAAGAATGGATTTCAAATCCACCTTGTTTTGCATTGGGAATGGATTCTGTGACGGCTTCTTCGTAATAACGCACACCCACATCTGCAGAACCTGCACGCATATAAGCGCGGGCAATTTTCCATGAGAGTGCAGCCGATTGGTTGGACTTTTGGACCAATTTTCGAATCCGTTTGTCCATTTCTTCAATTTCTGCTTCTTCCAATGCCAATTTCTCTTTCCAATTGACGATGTCTTTTTCTGTGGGTTCTCCACCGATTCGTTTGCGGTAGCGGGATTCTGTAAGGGATTTTAAGTAATCACAATGGGTCAAAAAGAGGAGCGAACCCAAAACAACTCCCCACTTGAGTGTGAAAACCATTGAAAACCAGTTGTTTTTTGTGCCCATCGGTTCGATTTTAGTTTCTTTCTTTTGGATGAAAAGAAAAAAATGTGATTATGTCTCTTAGTTTTCAGAGGTTGGGTGAAGTCCATTTGCCAGAGATCCTTACTTGGGAAAAACTATGTTTTCCAGGTGAAGAATGGACAGATAAGATGATCCAAACTCATTTGGAATTCCATGTCGCATTTGGCATAGGTGACCAAAATATACAATGTTATGCGTTAGTTTGTGAGACACCTTGGGAAATTGAAATTTTCCGAATCGCTACATTACCCAACTTTAGAAAGTTAGGCCTAGCAAAACAATTGTTAGAACACTTATTTAAAGAATTCCCAAAAAAGGAATTTTTTTTAGAAGTGAAAGAATCAAACGAACCAGCAATCAAACTCTATTTGTCTGTTGGTTTTAATGAACTTGAGAGACGTAAAAAATACTATCCGGACGGATCAACTGCCGTTCTAATGAAGAGGAATCCCATCGAATGAAAAATGCATATGTTACAGGCGCATCGCAAGGTATCGGAAAAGAATTTGTTAGAGCACTCGGCAAAGATTATAATGTTTTTTTAATTTCTCGGACGGAAGCGGACTTAAAAAAAGTCATCCTCGAATTGGAACCTAAGTCGAGAGGAATGTTGAAGTATTTCGTCTTAGACCTTACCAAAAAGAAAGATGTGGAAGAACTATCAAGTATCATTGAAAAAGATAAAGATGCCGAACTATTAGTGAATAATGCAGGATTTGGAACTGTTGGTGAGTTTGCGGCCCTTCC contains the following coding sequences:
- a CDS encoding tetratricopeptide repeat protein → MGTKNNWFSMVFTLKWGVVLGSLLFLTHCDYLKSLTESRYRKRIGGEPTEKDIVNWKEKLALEEAEIEEMDKRIRKLVQKSNQSAALSWKIARAYMRAGSADVGVRYYEEAVTESIPNAKQGGFEIHSYESALPFFEKAIQSGKLDKQLLYETAVAYANASKDMGWEPTRRSRAISLFKQLAKLDKDDTRFPFQLALIYFDSSLKDESWNGKLANGYDELDSAFSLLDQILRKEPYNVPTRFAKANFLYQIGKSSLAYDEYLRIKSILEEMKGKGSIREPLEENSSYQNVLKNLTALGAQNKSN
- a CDS encoding GNAT family N-acetyltransferase, translated to MSLSFQRLGEVHLPEILTWEKLCFPGEEWTDKMIQTHLEFHVAFGIGDQNIQCYALVCETPWEIEIFRIATLPNFRKLGLAKQLLEHLFKEFPKKEFFLEVKESNEPAIKLYLSVGFNELERRKKYYPDGSTAVLMKRNPIE